One part of the Oligoflexus sp. genome encodes these proteins:
- a CDS encoding SpoIIE family protein phosphatase encodes MSAWSSQLFTDVELLYELCGIRVARARTSDGTRVLLKSFDNAFHPEWDVGLLEAEAQLLESFRLPCFPELISLWHEGTSTWAAYQFHETLSLDHYLHIETLTLAEKLRVGRKILDALSMMHEVSLIHRTLCPHLIRITKDGETIIFQDLYFSVHEGHRGALVQDIPFPQVSLPFMAPEQFGQIENRLSRASDYYALGQVLYRILSGSNAFQSSDARELLYQHLSVIPKPLHKSIEGLPIPLSQIVQKLLEKVPVDRYLTFDGIRTDLGQAAAIVEGRMPGSTRFPLASTDVLDKLTIPEKIYGRADALQTLIRGVDRFLEGRPTFIMLRGPEYAGKALLVKELWRPLAKSRGYLLQGSLQKHRLGIPYESLALVLDLHLMQLLYRPKNELEYWRKKITEACGLNLAVLLDLLPSLDQLCPGLAPLQNLPPKQQESRFELTLKNLVRVLCEPNHPLLLFLDQLQFLDGSSARILKSLTLYDPVPHLLFIGAFRENDPEVTATFREFLQEAAQQSSFLEIQVPRPERRDIVQMVQDMARSSDEKFQALGEQLHLMSHGDASVIASVIEKLCGMGALRFDAEQHRWQIRDDVVRICQAMSPNMVSLQEEWRWHPGFEYLKYAAILGISFESNDLQALLPPGAVRCGLYDTLHDAIQSGLIVALRTSEFRQFQVQPTRNCGFMFAAKSLRDNILHRLSPAESRTLHEQIYLYLRVKGNGSIRMQTLMKAARCLDEARLQKAFFHAEEVARINLLAAREARKICDYELCLHLVEQALSCFGADRWEKHYQLCVDLLTEKAAAAFMYELRDELDAAVREVVDNARNPLDAFTCQELMVEDLLRRNIFQGILYGKRVIFELGLAVPEFVGRAQLMRELLKVIRLGDPRHVMETIMQKGPTVDAKMDAAFRLSQRLSSASYLVEPFLAPLFVCKGILMAHEKGTTAEMPVICQSFSLILLALTGRISYAADLSAVAREKARSVGSSSTRCRVELLYQGFIRPWLEPIGRSIQSLLGNFQKALDCGDYEFATHSFNLYAIYSFQSGRPLKIFQDEMRKYARLLDELHQEHLIPHRSVFVEAAAVLLGETQDGLSLKGSAFNEDDYSNFLHTVQDCAFYYHSAKLMLAFYADEWTVAAHYADEALKLREAVLGSWGLTTVLFYGALASLRLAAGTEGLDKRRLERKAKKNLRQLRRFMGQVPCNVQHRVFILEAEWALLHEKSEDAMRLLHEAMLAARASGFGFEEALAAEQLGFLCKSMRLQESADHWLGLALRLYAEWGGVRKAQALLGRVALTSPMAPIEDLVSTGGNELTSFRTAIADIARESDDRLLFKKVIAYASQLSGAQTGQLLTRDGVSHRWNVIATFQDGQVDVKSPDAIQDSSSVCWPVIGYIERTRSKLVIDDAHVAQSMLPGLEKELYIIKTGVRAIVCLPIITGDRDAYELLGVLYLEHRQMSHAFNGQKIEVLELLAQITAGRIELSSKASSLEASFREVRQVQSALLPNQSISPHYAISHYYRSAEISGGDWFGFFEDEEQGRLYLFVGDVTGHGVPSSLITGTAAGSLYSTLYAFRSASVKLSLEETLMTLVKATNQTVLETGAKVDRLMTMVFIGIDTKTGAGTMISAGHQPGLLLGRNRISGLKAAGSPLGHRTDGNWKPRSFQLEKGDALFLFTDGLLENVGPQGEKMNLRTLEKILENSRSPHDLRRQILEEAFHVWKEHKPSDDVTFLLVRWGEALDKALDEPWSDSA; translated from the coding sequence ATGAGCGCATGGTCCAGCCAACTCTTCACCGATGTCGAGCTTCTTTACGAGCTCTGCGGCATCCGTGTGGCTCGGGCGCGGACTTCGGATGGGACGCGGGTCCTTTTGAAATCCTTCGACAACGCCTTTCATCCCGAATGGGACGTCGGGCTATTGGAAGCGGAAGCCCAGCTGCTCGAAAGTTTTCGTCTGCCCTGCTTTCCTGAATTGATCAGCCTTTGGCACGAAGGCACAAGCACCTGGGCCGCCTATCAATTCCATGAAACCTTGAGTCTTGATCATTATCTTCACATCGAAACGCTGACCCTCGCCGAAAAACTGCGGGTCGGACGCAAAATACTGGATGCCCTGAGCATGATGCATGAAGTCTCGCTGATTCATCGCACGCTCTGCCCGCATCTCATCCGAATCACCAAGGACGGCGAGACCATCATCTTTCAGGACCTTTATTTCTCGGTGCATGAAGGCCATCGCGGAGCCCTGGTGCAGGATATTCCCTTTCCCCAGGTGTCCCTGCCTTTCATGGCTCCCGAGCAGTTCGGCCAGATCGAAAATCGCCTGTCGCGCGCCAGTGATTATTATGCCCTGGGCCAGGTTTTGTACCGCATCCTGTCCGGCAGCAACGCCTTTCAGAGCAGTGATGCGCGCGAGCTTCTCTATCAGCATCTGTCCGTGATTCCCAAGCCCCTGCATAAAAGCATCGAAGGCCTGCCGATTCCTCTTTCCCAGATCGTTCAAAAACTTTTGGAAAAGGTCCCGGTTGATCGCTACCTCACCTTCGATGGCATACGAACAGACCTCGGGCAGGCCGCCGCCATTGTCGAAGGGCGTATGCCCGGCAGCACGCGTTTTCCGCTCGCCAGCACCGACGTGCTCGATAAACTCACGATACCGGAAAAAATCTATGGACGCGCCGACGCGCTGCAGACTCTGATTCGCGGCGTCGATCGCTTTTTGGAAGGCCGGCCCACCTTCATCATGCTGCGGGGGCCGGAATATGCGGGCAAGGCTCTTTTGGTCAAGGAACTCTGGCGGCCTCTGGCCAAGAGCCGCGGCTACCTCCTGCAGGGATCTTTACAGAAGCACCGCCTCGGCATTCCCTATGAAAGCCTCGCTTTGGTGCTTGATCTGCATCTCATGCAGCTTCTCTACCGGCCCAAAAATGAACTTGAATACTGGCGTAAAAAAATAACGGAAGCCTGCGGACTCAACCTCGCCGTGCTCCTGGATCTTCTGCCCAGCCTCGATCAGCTCTGTCCCGGTCTTGCGCCGCTGCAGAATCTGCCGCCGAAGCAGCAGGAAAGCCGTTTCGAATTGACCCTGAAAAATCTGGTGCGGGTGCTCTGTGAACCGAATCATCCGCTCTTGCTCTTTTTGGATCAGCTGCAATTTTTGGATGGCAGCTCGGCAAGGATTTTAAAAAGCCTCACTCTTTATGATCCCGTGCCGCATCTTCTTTTCATCGGCGCCTTCCGGGAAAATGATCCTGAAGTCACGGCGACCTTCCGCGAGTTTCTGCAGGAGGCCGCGCAGCAGTCCTCGTTCCTGGAAATCCAGGTGCCGCGTCCCGAGCGGCGCGACATCGTGCAGATGGTTCAGGACATGGCGCGCAGCAGCGATGAAAAATTTCAGGCGCTCGGCGAGCAGCTGCATCTTATGAGCCATGGCGACGCGAGCGTGATCGCATCCGTCATCGAAAAACTCTGCGGCATGGGGGCTCTGCGCTTTGATGCCGAGCAGCATCGCTGGCAGATCCGTGATGATGTCGTGCGCATCTGCCAGGCCATGTCACCCAACATGGTGAGTCTGCAGGAAGAGTGGCGCTGGCATCCGGGCTTTGAGTATCTGAAATATGCCGCGATCTTAGGCATCAGCTTTGAAAGCAATGACCTGCAGGCGCTCCTGCCACCCGGTGCGGTGCGCTGTGGCCTCTATGATACGCTGCATGACGCCATACAAAGCGGTCTGATCGTCGCCTTGCGCACAAGTGAGTTCCGCCAGTTCCAGGTGCAGCCCACCCGTAACTGCGGTTTCATGTTCGCCGCCAAAAGTTTGCGCGATAACATCTTGCACCGACTCTCGCCGGCCGAGAGTCGGACGCTTCATGAACAGATTTATCTTTATCTCCGTGTCAAAGGCAACGGCAGCATCCGTATGCAGACCCTTATGAAAGCGGCCCGCTGTCTGGATGAGGCGCGTTTGCAGAAGGCCTTCTTCCATGCGGAAGAAGTGGCCCGCATCAATCTTCTGGCCGCCCGCGAGGCGCGGAAAATCTGTGATTATGAACTCTGTCTCCATCTGGTCGAGCAGGCACTGTCCTGCTTCGGCGCTGATCGCTGGGAAAAGCACTATCAGCTTTGCGTGGACCTGCTCACAGAAAAGGCAGCGGCCGCCTTCATGTATGAACTCCGTGACGAGCTGGATGCCGCCGTCCGCGAGGTCGTCGATAACGCGCGCAATCCTCTGGACGCCTTTACCTGCCAGGAGCTCATGGTCGAAGACCTGCTCCGTCGCAACATCTTTCAGGGCATCCTCTATGGCAAGCGGGTCATTTTTGAGCTGGGCCTCGCCGTTCCCGAATTCGTTGGCCGTGCCCAACTCATGCGGGAGCTGCTCAAAGTCATCCGGCTCGGCGATCCGCGCCATGTGATGGAAACCATCATGCAAAAGGGCCCGACGGTCGATGCGAAAATGGATGCCGCCTTTCGTTTAAGCCAGCGTTTGTCATCAGCCTCCTATCTGGTGGAACCCTTCCTGGCGCCACTCTTTGTCTGCAAAGGCATTCTGATGGCGCACGAAAAAGGCACGACCGCAGAAATGCCCGTGATTTGTCAGAGTTTCAGTCTCATACTTCTGGCGCTGACAGGTCGTATCTCCTATGCCGCGGATCTCTCGGCCGTCGCGCGGGAAAAAGCCCGCAGCGTCGGCAGTTCCAGCACCCGCTGTCGCGTGGAACTCCTCTACCAAGGCTTTATAAGGCCCTGGCTCGAACCGATCGGGCGCAGTATTCAATCGCTCCTGGGTAACTTTCAAAAGGCCCTTGACTGCGGCGATTACGAGTTCGCCACTCACTCCTTCAACCTTTATGCCATTTATAGTTTTCAATCGGGTCGGCCCCTGAAAATCTTTCAGGATGAGATGCGAAAATACGCGCGCCTTCTGGATGAACTGCACCAGGAGCACCTGATTCCGCATCGCAGCGTGTTCGTCGAGGCCGCGGCGGTCCTGCTTGGGGAAACCCAGGACGGTTTATCCTTGAAAGGTTCAGCTTTCAATGAAGACGACTACAGCAATTTCCTGCATACCGTTCAGGACTGCGCATTCTACTATCATTCTGCCAAGCTCATGCTGGCCTTCTATGCTGATGAATGGACGGTCGCGGCCCATTATGCCGATGAAGCCCTGAAACTCAGGGAAGCGGTGCTGGGATCGTGGGGGCTGACGACGGTCCTGTTCTATGGGGCGCTGGCGAGCCTGCGTCTGGCGGCCGGGACGGAGGGCCTGGACAAGCGGCGGCTGGAGCGGAAGGCGAAAAAAAATCTGCGGCAGCTGCGGCGCTTCATGGGCCAGGTGCCGTGCAATGTGCAGCATCGAGTCTTCATCTTGGAAGCCGAATGGGCCCTTCTGCATGAAAAATCCGAGGACGCCATGCGTCTTCTTCATGAGGCGATGCTGGCCGCGCGCGCCTCGGGCTTTGGTTTTGAAGAGGCTCTGGCGGCCGAGCAGCTCGGCTTTCTCTGTAAGTCGATGCGGCTTCAGGAAAGCGCTGATCATTGGCTGGGTTTGGCCCTGCGCCTTTATGCGGAATGGGGCGGGGTACGCAAGGCCCAGGCCCTTTTAGGGCGCGTGGCGCTGACTTCGCCCATGGCTCCCATCGAGGATCTGGTCAGCACCGGCGGCAACGAGCTGACCTCCTTCCGCACCGCGATCGCGGACATCGCCCGTGAATCGGACGATCGCCTGCTCTTCAAGAAAGTGATCGCCTATGCGTCGCAACTTTCCGGAGCGCAGACCGGTCAATTGCTCACCCGCGATGGCGTATCGCACCGCTGGAACGTGATTGCCACCTTTCAGGATGGTCAGGTCGACGTTAAAAGCCCGGATGCTATTCAGGATTCCTCAAGCGTCTGTTGGCCGGTGATCGGTTATATCGAACGCACCAGAAGCAAGCTGGTGATCGACGACGCTCATGTCGCGCAGAGCATGCTTCCGGGGCTTGAAAAAGAGCTTTACATCATCAAAACCGGCGTCAGGGCTATCGTCTGCCTGCCGATCATCACGGGTGATCGGGATGCCTATGAGCTCCTGGGAGTGCTTTATCTTGAACATCGACAGATGTCGCATGCCTTCAACGGGCAGAAAATAGAAGTTCTCGAATTGCTCGCGCAGATCACCGCCGGGCGCATTGAACTTTCCTCCAAGGCCAGTTCACTGGAGGCTTCATTCCGCGAGGTGCGGCAGGTGCAGAGCGCCTTGCTGCCGAATCAATCCATAAGTCCGCATTACGCGATATCGCACTATTATCGTTCCGCGGAAATCAGCGGCGGCGACTGGTTCGGTTTCTTCGAGGATGAGGAGCAGGGCCGACTCTACCTTTTCGTGGGTGACGTCACCGGTCATGGCGTCCCGTCGTCCTTGATTACCGGGACCGCTGCAGGTTCTTTGTACTCCACGCTTTATGCCTTCCGTTCAGCGAGCGTGAAGCTGAGCCTGGAAGAGACTCTCATGACCCTGGTCAAAGCAACGAATCAAACCGTCTTGGAGACCGGCGCGAAAGTCGATCGACTCATGACGATGGTGTTCATTGGTATCGACACCAAAACCGGCGCGGGAACGATGATCAGCGCCGGACACCAGCCCGGCCTTCTGCTCGGTCGGAATCGAATCAGTGGCCTGAAAGCCGCAGGCAGTCCTCTTGGGCATCGCACCGATGGCAACTGGAAACCGCGCAGCTTCCAACTTGAAAAAGGCGATGCGCTTTTCCTCTTCACCGACGGACTCCTCGAAAATGTAGGGCCGCAGGGCGAAAAGATGAATCTCAGAACGCTCGAAAAAATTCTGGAGAACTCACGATCTCCTCATGATTTAAGACGCCAGATTCTGGAAGAAGCCTTTCATGTTTGGAAAGAACACAAGCCAAGCGATGATGTCACTTTTCTTCTTGTGCGTTGGGGTGAGGCTCTGGACAAGGCTTTGGACGAGCCCTGGAGCGATTCTGCTTGA
- a CDS encoding class I SAM-dependent methyltransferase has product MNNRSMNNRFTIKSVAVAQERFELELFADLDREFSAHFDELSDPAKDLPEPPLFGSLWPAAEGLANYLLQKDWPLRGQRVLEIGCGLGLPSLLCAKLGAQVETMDHHPGVASLLARNCQRNKLKTLTFHLASFQNTSARLGTFDLIIGSDILYEPDLYPKLEDFILRHAAQKCLIIIADPGRYAVSRFGSSLKTKGQYKLEKLMISGHELPIEIHSFQLTR; this is encoded by the coding sequence ATGAACAATAGAAGTATGAACAATCGCTTTACCATAAAATCAGTCGCTGTGGCTCAGGAACGCTTTGAGCTGGAACTTTTCGCGGACCTTGACCGTGAATTCTCGGCTCATTTTGATGAACTGAGCGATCCTGCCAAGGATCTTCCCGAGCCGCCTCTCTTTGGCAGCCTCTGGCCTGCTGCGGAAGGTCTGGCCAACTATCTTCTGCAAAAAGACTGGCCGCTCCGCGGGCAAAGGGTTTTGGAAATCGGCTGCGGCCTTGGCCTGCCGAGTCTTCTTTGCGCCAAGCTCGGAGCCCAGGTGGAAACCATGGATCACCATCCCGGCGTCGCCTCGCTCCTGGCCCGCAACTGTCAGCGGAATAAGCTGAAGACCCTGACCTTTCATCTCGCGTCCTTTCAAAATACCAGCGCGCGCCTCGGAACCTTTGATCTGATCATCGGCAGCGACATCCTCTATGAGCCGGATCTTTATCCGAAACTTGAGGATTTCATCCTGCGTCACGCCGCTCAAAAATGTCTGATTATTATTGCCGATCCCGGTCGCTACGCGGTGTCCCGCTTTGGGTCGAGCCTGAAGACGAAGGGGCAGTATAAGCTTGAAAAGCTCATGATTTCCGGTCATGAGCTTCCCATTGAGATTCATTCGTTTCAGCTGACACGCTAG